In a single window of the Saccharothrix australiensis genome:
- a CDS encoding nitrate- and nitrite sensing domain-containing protein translates to MTGDNSARRQWWGAVADWRNWRLPVKLAAVLAVPVIVAVGAGVVQIRGYVRAADGYTASRHMVTLRAGLDPLISGVQAERAFSARRGENAGVNERRFKDLTRATDAAAAGVRNLMERATSLGDVASARFLDATVQLDGLPQLRGRVLAGGVDLASAIGGYTVVLRALLDFDQAMVGDFGDPALSGTATALHNLAMADEQMSWQHATVLAGISRGALADDERTALEQSWTRQQDKIADFDAVATPRQQADYRATIAGLPVDTRNSLLQQVRGDPDRIAAVDAEAWHSGSVGTAERFDVVLRGLENQLTEAATRLQDETSDRAGAASVVLLASLFAAGAVGFVVGRNMLRSLRALRVAALDVAQHRLPTLVAQLRDNAAPDVTVEPVPVHTTDELGQLARAFDAVHRQAVSSAAEQAELRTGMRNAFINLSRRSQGLVERQLRLMEELERQEENPEQLANLFKLDNLATRMRRNNENLIVLSGSDVARRFTRPVPLGDVLRAAASEIEQYQRVVVQATPSVEVVGYAAGDLVRLVAELMDNAASFSPPSTQVVVGGRARPGGGVLVDVLDVGVGMSEEDLAVANRKIALAAADDSAELPVARRLGLYVVGRLAGRHGVQVALRDHGEGVRAVVALPADLVRAAPPPGARPAAGPQTSRHAAAPPAFGLPAAPTTPAPTTPAPTTAAPTTPAPVAAAAPNPAPASATPNPAPNAAAPDFPTPATAAPAGPGHHATAAHPAASRESGWTSFQGHTVEPVSSVFNGFVPPDAPSPAPGVPTRSAPGAHGAPADPTGAPPSAPGAPTPATRAPAGPRPGSTWFTGRRNAVEPSRLPPVEQSGHARVPGQGEAPVQENNAELPKRRPRSNLVAERPGAPDAVAPVRRDANATRGFLASYQTGVRQGVRDSGEHRTGRENTT, encoded by the coding sequence GTGACTGGCGACAACAGCGCACGCCGGCAGTGGTGGGGCGCTGTCGCGGACTGGCGCAACTGGCGCCTGCCGGTCAAGCTCGCCGCCGTGCTGGCCGTGCCGGTGATCGTCGCGGTCGGCGCGGGCGTGGTGCAGATCCGCGGCTACGTCCGCGCGGCCGACGGCTACACCGCCTCCCGGCACATGGTCACCCTGCGTGCCGGCCTGGACCCGTTGATCTCGGGCGTGCAGGCGGAGCGCGCGTTCTCGGCGCGGCGCGGCGAGAACGCGGGCGTCAACGAGCGGCGCTTCAAGGACCTCACGCGCGCCACGGACGCCGCCGCGGCCGGCGTGCGGAACCTGATGGAGCGCGCCACGTCCCTCGGCGACGTCGCGAGCGCGCGGTTCCTGGACGCCACCGTGCAGCTCGACGGCCTGCCGCAGCTGCGCGGCCGGGTGCTCGCGGGCGGTGTCGACCTCGCGAGCGCGATCGGCGGCTACACCGTCGTGCTGCGCGCCCTGCTGGACTTCGACCAGGCGATGGTGGGCGACTTCGGCGACCCGGCGCTGTCCGGCACCGCCACCGCGCTGCACAACCTCGCGATGGCGGACGAGCAGATGTCGTGGCAGCACGCCACCGTGCTGGCGGGCATCAGCCGGGGCGCGCTGGCCGACGACGAGCGGACCGCGCTGGAGCAGTCGTGGACCCGCCAGCAGGACAAGATCGCCGACTTCGACGCCGTCGCCACGCCGCGGCAGCAGGCCGACTACCGCGCCACCATCGCCGGCCTGCCCGTGGACACGCGCAACAGCCTGTTGCAGCAGGTCCGCGGCGACCCGGACCGGATCGCCGCCGTGGACGCCGAGGCGTGGCACAGCGGGTCGGTGGGCACCGCCGAGCGGTTCGACGTCGTGCTGCGCGGCCTGGAGAACCAGCTCACCGAGGCGGCCACACGCCTACAGGACGAGACCAGCGACCGGGCGGGCGCGGCCTCGGTGGTCCTGCTCGCCTCGCTGTTCGCGGCGGGCGCGGTCGGGTTCGTCGTCGGCCGGAACATGCTGCGCTCGCTGCGCGCCCTGCGGGTCGCGGCGCTCGACGTGGCCCAGCACCGGCTGCCCACCCTGGTCGCGCAGCTGCGCGACAACGCCGCGCCGGACGTCACCGTGGAGCCGGTGCCCGTGCACACCACCGACGAGCTGGGCCAGCTCGCCCGCGCGTTCGACGCGGTGCACCGGCAGGCGGTCAGCTCCGCCGCCGAGCAGGCCGAGCTGCGGACGGGCATGCGCAACGCGTTCATCAACCTGTCCCGCCGCAGCCAGGGCCTGGTGGAGCGGCAGCTCCGGCTGATGGAGGAGCTGGAGCGGCAGGAGGAGAACCCCGAGCAGCTCGCGAACCTGTTCAAGCTGGACAACCTGGCGACGCGGATGCGCCGCAACAACGAGAACCTGATAGTGCTCTCCGGCAGCGACGTGGCGCGCCGCTTCACCCGGCCGGTGCCGCTGGGCGACGTGCTGCGCGCCGCGGCGTCGGAGATCGAGCAGTACCAGCGGGTCGTCGTGCAGGCCACGCCGTCGGTCGAGGTGGTCGGCTACGCGGCGGGCGACCTGGTCCGGCTGGTCGCCGAGCTGATGGACAACGCGGCCTCGTTCTCGCCGCCGAGCACGCAGGTCGTGGTCGGCGGTCGGGCCCGGCCGGGTGGCGGCGTGCTGGTGGACGTCCTCGACGTCGGCGTCGGCATGTCGGAGGAGGACCTGGCGGTGGCCAACCGCAAGATCGCGCTGGCCGCGGCGGACGACTCGGCCGAGCTGCCGGTGGCTCGGCGGCTCGGGTTGTACGTGGTGGGCAGGCTGGCCGGGCGGCACGGCGTCCAGGTGGCGCTGCGCGACCACGGCGAGGGCGTGCGCGCGGTCGTGGCGCTGCCCGCCGACCTCGTCCGGGCGGCGCCCCCGCCGGGTGCCCGGCCCGCCGCCGGTCCGCAGACCTCCCGGCACGCCGCCGCGCCACCCGCGTTCGGGCTGCCCGCCGCGCCGACGACCCCCGCGCCGACCACCCCCGCGCCGACGACCGCCGCGCCGACGACCCCCGCGCCCGTGGCCGCCGCCGCACCGAACCCCGCACCGGCTTCGGCGACCCCGAACCCCGCGCCGAACGCCGCCGCGCCGGACTTCCCGACGCCGGCCACCGCCGCGCCCGCCGGTCCGGGGCACCACGCGACGGCGGCGCACCCCGCGGCGTCCCGCGAGAGCGGCTGGACCTCCTTCCAGGGCCACACCGTCGAACCCGTGTCCTCGGTGTTCAACGGGTTCGTCCCACCCGACGCGCCGAGCCCCGCGCCCGGCGTGCCGACCCGCTCCGCACCCGGCGCGCACGGCGCGCCGGCCGACCCCACCGGCGCGCCGCCCTCCGCACCCGGCGCGCCGACACCCGCGACGCGGGCGCCCGCCGGGCCCCGGCCCGGCTCGACGTGGTTCACCGGGCGGCGCAACGCCGTGGAACCCTCACGCCTCCCGCCCGTTGAACAGTCCGGGCACGCGCGCGTGCCCGGACAGGGGGAGGCGCCTGTGCAGGAGAACAACGCGGAGCTGCCCAAGCGGCGTCCGCGCTCGAACCTGGTCGCCGAGCGGCCGGGTGCACCCGATGCGGTGGCACCCGTCCGGAGGGATGCGAACGCGACACGCGGGTTCCTGGCGAGTTACCAGACGGGGGTCCGGCAAGGTGTCCGGGACTCGGGAGAGCACCGAACGGGGCGGGAGAACACGACATGA
- a CDS encoding DUF485 domain-containing protein yields MEKAIPPPAGTRARGFATFDEPPPPLLVDEAGEPDYPAIRDSAEFRELRRRTALFVVPAVLGFLTWYLGYVALSAYAPGFMGTPVVGLVNVGMVFGLLQFATTIALTAWYARHARRRIDPQVAAVRALTAEERR; encoded by the coding sequence ATGGAGAAGGCGATCCCGCCCCCGGCGGGCACCCGCGCCCGCGGGTTCGCGACCTTCGACGAGCCACCGCCTCCCCTGCTGGTCGACGAGGCGGGAGAGCCGGACTACCCGGCGATCCGGGACAGCGCCGAGTTCCGCGAGCTGCGCCGCCGCACCGCCCTGTTCGTGGTGCCCGCGGTCCTGGGCTTCCTGACCTGGTACCTGGGCTACGTGGCGCTGTCGGCGTACGCGCCGGGCTTCATGGGCACGCCGGTGGTCGGCCTGGTGAACGTCGGGATGGTGTTCGGCCTGCTCCAGTTCGCCACGACGATCGCGCTGACCGCGTGGTACGCCCGCCACGCCCGCCGCCGGATCGACCCGCAGGTCGCGGCGGTCCGGGCGCTCACCGCGGAGGAGCGCCGGTGA
- a CDS encoding solute symporter family protein — MTGGNTAINVGVFAVFVLITLYVVYRVGSRNATASDYYAAGSSFTGPQNGVALSGDFLSAASFLGISGSIAVNGYDGFLYSIGWVVSWLMGLMIIAERLRNTGRFTLGDVLAFRMRQRPVRAAAANVTLVISLFYMIAQMAGAGALMALLLDVHTKGGQAVVIAVVGVVMVMYVLVGGMKGTTWVQIIKAVLLILCVTLMTAFLLGKFGFSMSAILESASRNTPLGPEVLAPGARYGGSPLARLDFISLALALVLGTASLPHVLMRFYTVPNAREARRSVVWATWLMATFYLCTLVIGFGALALVGSEAIESAPGGENSAAPLLAFRVGGAVLLGIVSAVAFATILAVVAGLTLTASASFAHDVYANVIKRGAADPKSEVRVARLTAVAVGLLAIGGGIAANGQNVAFLVALAFALAASANLSTIIYSMFWKRFNTNGTLWAIYGGLGSCVLLIAFSPAVSGAKTSVFPDVDFAWFPLGNPGLVSIPFSFLCGWLGTVLSKEEADPAKQAEMEVRSLTGIGSGLR; from the coding sequence GTGACCGGCGGCAACACGGCGATCAACGTGGGCGTGTTCGCCGTCTTCGTGCTGATCACGCTCTACGTCGTCTACCGGGTCGGCTCCCGCAACGCGACCGCGTCGGACTACTACGCGGCGGGCAGCAGCTTCACCGGGCCGCAGAACGGGGTGGCGCTGTCCGGCGACTTCCTGTCCGCCGCGTCGTTCCTGGGCATCTCGGGCAGCATCGCGGTCAACGGCTACGACGGGTTCCTGTACTCCATCGGCTGGGTCGTGTCCTGGCTGATGGGCCTGATGATCATCGCGGAGCGCCTGCGCAACACCGGCCGGTTCACCCTCGGCGACGTGCTGGCGTTCCGGATGCGGCAGCGGCCGGTGCGCGCGGCGGCGGCGAACGTGACGCTGGTGATCTCGCTGTTCTACATGATCGCGCAGATGGCGGGCGCGGGCGCGTTGATGGCGCTGCTGCTCGACGTGCACACCAAGGGCGGGCAGGCGGTCGTCATCGCGGTCGTCGGCGTCGTCATGGTGATGTACGTGCTGGTCGGCGGCATGAAGGGCACCACGTGGGTGCAGATCATCAAGGCCGTGCTGCTGATCCTGTGCGTGACGCTGATGACCGCGTTCCTGCTCGGCAAGTTCGGCTTCAGCATGTCGGCAATCCTGGAGAGCGCGAGCCGCAACACCCCGCTGGGGCCCGAGGTGCTGGCGCCGGGCGCGCGGTACGGCGGTTCGCCGTTGGCGCGCCTGGACTTCATCTCGCTCGCGCTGGCGCTGGTGCTGGGCACCGCGTCGCTGCCGCACGTGCTGATGCGGTTCTACACCGTGCCGAACGCGCGCGAGGCGCGGCGCTCGGTGGTGTGGGCGACCTGGCTGATGGCGACGTTCTACCTGTGCACGCTGGTGATCGGGTTCGGCGCGCTGGCGCTGGTGGGTTCGGAGGCGATCGAGTCCGCGCCCGGCGGCGAGAACTCGGCGGCGCCGCTGCTGGCGTTCCGGGTCGGCGGCGCGGTGCTGCTCGGCATCGTGAGCGCGGTGGCGTTCGCGACGATCCTGGCCGTGGTGGCGGGGTTGACGTTGACGGCGTCGGCTTCGTTCGCGCACGACGTGTACGCGAACGTGATCAAGCGCGGCGCGGCCGACCCGAAGTCGGAGGTGCGGGTGGCCCGGCTGACCGCCGTGGCGGTGGGGCTGCTGGCCATCGGCGGCGGGATCGCGGCGAACGGGCAGAACGTGGCGTTCCTGGTGGCGCTGGCGTTCGCGCTGGCGGCGTCGGCGAACCTGTCCACCATCATCTACTCGATGTTCTGGAAGCGCTTCAACACCAACGGGACGCTGTGGGCGATCTACGGCGGGCTCGGGTCGTGCGTGCTGCTGATCGCCTTCTCGCCCGCCGTGTCCGGCGCGAAGACGTCGGTGTTCCCGGACGTGGACTTCGCGTGGTTCCCGCTGGGCAATCCGGGCCTGGTGTCGATCCCGTTCTCGTTCCTGTGCGGGTGGCTGGGGACGGTGCTGAGCAAGGAGGAGGCGGACCCGGCGAAGCAGGCCGAGATGGAGGTCCGCTCGCTGACCGGCATCGGTTCCGGTCTGCGGTAG
- a CDS encoding ATP-grasp domain-containing protein translates to MKVLFATCASLPTGDGDDAVLVDALAEVGVDASWTVWGAAESRHADLVILRSTWDYTERLPEFLEWVASVPALANPAAVVPWNTDKKYLVELADAGVPVVPTALAAPGFRDWPAGDFVVKPAVGAGSRGALRVAAGDLATAADHLDALGGTALVQPYQAAVDTQGETAVVFFGGQYSHAFAKGAMLTPDAEVDESGLFVVERLAGASPSGAQRRVAEDALDAAAALVGLRRNDFLYARVDLVNGADGTPLVLELELVEPSLGLRQTDASAPMRFASAVRAALGARVAA, encoded by the coding sequence GTGAAGGTTTTGTTCGCGACGTGCGCCTCCCTGCCCACCGGCGACGGCGACGACGCCGTGCTGGTCGACGCCCTCGCCGAGGTCGGCGTGGACGCCTCGTGGACGGTGTGGGGGGCGGCCGAGTCGCGGCACGCCGACCTCGTGATCCTGCGGTCCACGTGGGACTACACCGAGCGGTTGCCGGAGTTCCTGGAGTGGGTCGCCTCGGTGCCGGCGTTGGCCAACCCGGCGGCCGTGGTGCCGTGGAACACCGACAAGAAGTACCTCGTCGAGCTGGCCGACGCGGGTGTGCCCGTGGTGCCGACCGCCCTCGCCGCGCCCGGCTTCCGCGACTGGCCCGCGGGCGACTTCGTGGTCAAGCCGGCGGTCGGCGCGGGGTCGCGCGGGGCGTTGCGGGTCGCCGCCGGCGATCTCGCGACCGCCGCCGACCACCTCGACGCGCTCGGCGGCACGGCGCTGGTGCAGCCCTACCAGGCGGCAGTGGACACCCAGGGCGAGACGGCGGTGGTGTTCTTCGGCGGCCAGTACTCGCACGCCTTCGCCAAGGGCGCGATGCTCACGCCCGACGCCGAGGTCGACGAGTCGGGGCTGTTCGTCGTGGAGCGGCTCGCCGGCGCGTCGCCGTCCGGGGCCCAGCGGCGGGTCGCCGAGGACGCCCTGGACGCCGCGGCGGCCCTGGTCGGCTTGCGGCGCAACGACTTCCTGTACGCGCGGGTCGATCTGGTGAACGGGGCGGACGGCACGCCGCTGGTGCTCGAACTGGAGTTGGTCGAGCCTTCGCTGGGGCTCCGGCAGACCGACGCGTCGGCGCCGATGAGGTTCGCGTCGGCGGTCCGGGCCGCGTTGGGCGCGAGGGTGGCGGCGTAA
- a CDS encoding DUF885 domain-containing protein encodes MTETTTLPHLVEQFLAWQFDRTPGTAAMLGSLNHDHTLGDFSAQAFADHDREADAWLERFVRVRTDDLEESVDRDLVVSVLRGHQAMTAWPTWRRDPSFYTSAVLFPLFTAFLNRLRPEPELVAKVIARLAEVPSLLAACEANLDPDLASPKIVERAAAQARTGRSFLTRTLPGEVSDPALAARLAEAAEPAAAAFDRLADFLTRFAGTATGDWRMGEKLYSTLLQDKEMLGYGAAELHERGKAAYAELDAEMRRLAGSDDWHSVMLALQDDHPPTPEAMRAEYEAETRRARAFLVEHRLVTLADGEECRVVPSPTFQRPVLSVASYMSPPPLTTARVGHFFVPSPPEDFTPDQVAQRLRTNSRAQLASIAVHEAYPGHHWHLSWLAAQDRPVRKVFRTPYFSEGWALYAEHLMREHGYFSADTVGDAGKARAQELAHVEARLFRAARMIVDTALHCGEMSTDEAEHFMTTRASLTPGTARGEVTRYCTWPTQAPSYLTGALEIERIRDEFTGTRREFHDKLAGSGALPLGLARRVALGR; translated from the coding sequence GTGACCGAAACCACGACTCTCCCCCACCTGGTCGAGCAGTTCCTCGCCTGGCAGTTCGACCGCACCCCCGGCACCGCCGCGATGCTCGGCTCCCTCAACCACGACCACACCCTGGGCGACTTCAGCGCGCAGGCGTTCGCCGACCACGACCGCGAGGCCGACGCCTGGCTCGAACGGTTCGTGCGGGTCCGGACCGACGACCTCGAGGAGTCCGTCGACCGGGACCTCGTCGTCTCCGTCCTGCGCGGCCACCAGGCGATGACCGCTTGGCCCACGTGGCGGCGCGACCCGTCGTTCTACACCTCGGCGGTGCTGTTCCCGCTGTTCACCGCCTTCCTCAACCGCCTGCGCCCGGAGCCCGAGCTGGTCGCCAAGGTGATCGCCCGCCTCGCCGAGGTGCCCTCGCTGCTGGCCGCGTGCGAGGCCAACCTGGACCCCGACCTGGCCTCGCCCAAGATCGTCGAACGCGCCGCCGCCCAGGCCAGGACGGGCCGCTCCTTCCTCACCCGGACGCTGCCCGGCGAGGTCTCCGACCCCGCGCTGGCCGCCCGCCTCGCCGAGGCCGCCGAACCCGCCGCCGCCGCGTTCGACCGGCTCGCGGACTTCCTCACCCGGTTCGCCGGCACGGCCACCGGCGACTGGCGGATGGGCGAGAAGCTGTACTCGACGCTCCTCCAGGACAAGGAAATGCTGGGGTACGGCGCGGCCGAGCTGCACGAGCGCGGCAAGGCCGCGTACGCCGAGCTGGACGCCGAGATGCGCCGGCTGGCCGGGTCGGACGACTGGCACTCGGTGATGCTCGCCCTCCAGGACGACCACCCGCCGACGCCGGAGGCGATGCGCGCCGAGTACGAGGCGGAGACGCGGCGGGCGCGGGCGTTCCTCGTCGAGCACCGCCTGGTGACGCTCGCCGACGGCGAGGAGTGCCGCGTGGTGCCGTCGCCGACGTTCCAGCGCCCGGTCCTGAGCGTCGCGTCCTACATGTCGCCGCCGCCGCTCACGACCGCCCGCGTGGGCCACTTCTTCGTGCCGTCCCCGCCCGAGGACTTCACGCCGGACCAGGTGGCGCAGCGGTTGCGCACGAACTCCCGCGCCCAGCTCGCCTCGATCGCCGTGCACGAGGCGTACCCCGGCCACCACTGGCACCTCTCGTGGCTGGCCGCGCAGGACCGGCCGGTGCGCAAGGTGTTCCGCACCCCGTACTTCTCCGAGGGCTGGGCCCTGTACGCGGAGCACCTGATGCGCGAGCACGGCTACTTCAGCGCGGACACCGTCGGCGACGCCGGGAAGGCACGCGCCCAGGAGCTGGCGCACGTCGAGGCGCGCCTGTTCCGCGCCGCCCGGATGATCGTGGACACCGCCCTGCACTGCGGCGAGATGAGCACCGACGAGGCCGAGCACTTCATGACCACCAGGGCCTCCCTCACGCCGGGCACGGCGCGGGGCGAGGTCACCCGGTACTGCACGTGGCCGACGCAGGCACCCTCGTACCTGACGGGCGCGTTGGAGATCGAGCGCATCCGGGACGAGTTCACCGGCACC